The following DNA comes from Gadus macrocephalus chromosome 5, ASM3116895v1.
GGCACAATATTACATTTACCGAGTAGGTGTTGCATATCAACAATATGATTCATAACACCACACAGGCCACACATTATTTGAACATGATTAACTCCTATTCAGGAGTTACCGTAGGTAAGGACATCAtatcacccccaccccacaacTGTTTTTGTAGAGTTACTACACGTGTTTTGCTCCACTCTTCGTTCCACCTCTCAGCGTAGATCAGAGAAAGCTGTGCATCATGATCAAAAGCTAATTAGACCCTTTGTGGTATGGTCGTTTCAGGCTAGGCATGACTCGGAGAGTGGTTTatgttcaacacgtggtttatttaaacagagacacaaggtcAACGAGCTTGACCTCTGGATGTGGTTCATTAGGCGTCTCTCGAACCCAGGTAAGAATTCAGTTTTTATTGGAAtagggcggaatggtaaataagccATGCCTACAGGTTTAAtttacccaggtaaacctttggtctgtcttgGCTTGGCTTGGGGGGAAATGGCAGAGGCCATGTTTGTACTGTCTAACCTAACTGCAAACTCATACAACCAAAATGAAGCATAGACCAAAATAATTTATACCGAGCAGCACTGCAGCCTGTAGTcgttggtgtgtggtggtgtgtggattAGAGTCATGAGGTTCAGCCTGTAGTcgttggtgtatggtggtgtGTGGATTAGAGTCATGAGGTTCAGCCTGTAGTCGTTGGTGTGTGGATTAGAGTCATGAGGTTCAGCCTGTAGTCGTTGGTGTGTGGATTAGAGTCATGAGGTTCAGCCTGTAGTcgttggtgtgtggtggtgtgtggattAGAGTCATGAGGTTCAGCCTGTAGTcgttggtgtatggtggtgtGTGGATTAGAGTCATGAGGTTCAGCCTGTAGTcgttggtgtgtggtggtgtgtggattAGAGTCATGAGGTTCAGCCTGTAGTCGTTGGTGTGTGGATTAGAGTCATGAGGTTCAGCCTGTAGTcgttggtgtatggtggtgtGTGGATTAGAGTCATGAGGTTCAGCCTGTAGTcgttggtgtgtggtggtgtgtggattAGAGTCATGAGGTTCAGCCTGTAGTCGTTGGTGTGTGGATTAGAGTCATGAGGTTCAGCCTGTAGTCGTTGGTGTGTGGATTAGAGTCATGAGGTTCAGCCTGTAGTcgttggtgtatggtggtgtGTGGATTAGAGTCATGAGGTTCAGCCTGTAGTcgttggtgtgtggtggtgtgtggattAGAGTCATGAGGTTCAGCCTGTAGTcgttggtgtgtggtggtgtgtggattAGAGTCGCTGAGGTTCAGCCTGTAGTcgttggtgtgtggtggtgtgtggattAGAGTCATGAGGTTCAGCCTGTAGTcgttggtgtgtggtggtgtgtggattAGAGTCATGAGGTTCAGCCTGTAGTcgttggtgtgtggtggtgtgtggattAGAGTCATGAGGTTCAGCCTGTAGTcgttggtgtgtggtggtgtgtggattAGAGTCATGAGGTTCAGCCTGTAGTcgttggtgtgtggtggtgtgtggattAGAGTCATGAGGTTCAGCCTGTAGTcgttggtgtgtggtggtgtgtggattAGAGTCATGAGGTTCAGCCTGTAGTcgttggtgtgtggtggtgtgtggattAGAGTCATGAGGTTCAGCCTGTAGTcgttggtgtgtggtggtgtgtggacACGAGTCATGAGGTTCAGCCTGTAGTcgttggtgtgtggtggtgtgtggattAGAGTCATGAGGTTCAGCCTGTAGTcgttggtgtgtggtggtgtgtggattAGAGTCATGAGGTTCAGCCTGTAGTcgttggtgtgtggtggtgtgtggattAGAGTCATGAGGTTCAGCCTGTAGTcgttggtgtgtggtggtgtgtggattAGAGTCATGAGGTTCAGCCTGTAGTcgttggtgtgtggtggtgtgtggattAGAGTCATGAGGTTCAGCCTGTAGTcgttggtgtgtggtggtgtgtggattAGAGTCATGAGGTTCAGCCTGTAGTcgttggtgtatggtggtgtGTGGACACGAGAGTCGCTGAGGTTCGCGCTCCGCTGCATTAAATGACCAGCCACGTGGCCTGCGGGCGCCTTAATTAGGTTTCCATTGCTCGCTGACAGAGTCGATGTTGCATTGATTCAGATTTTCCCTTCAGCGGCCACCGCCGCCGCTCGCTGCTGCGATGGAAGCCGACCGTTCCGATGTCACCGCGGGATCATCGGGGTTACGCAACGGCTGGTTCATCAAGTGCTCCGCGGCCCCTCCCCGGCTGACAGTCCGGGCCCGGGCGGCCTGTTTGTTGACGGTAGGCCTCCCCGTCATGCACACAATACCCTAAGCACGGACGCCACATGATGATGCGGTTTGTTGTcttcggtggggggggggggggggggttgtcctTCGCCCTGCTGTGGTCTGAGGCCGGGTGTTAGAAGGGATTTCTGTTGGTCAGCAACATGTCCTTATTTGTTATGAGCCATGCGTGTCTCATCGTTTGCTTGGACACaagacaacgtgtgtgtgtgtgtgtgtgggtaagaAAAGTAAGGTTGATAAAAGTTATAATGAACATCAATTAAATTCGACGTTGATAGTCCAGatcattttctttttctattttcATGAAAGAGTTCAAGGACTTTCCCAACGGTAGATGGTGGTTGTACATTTActtgcttaaaggcacccagtgcaactttcgaggcttaaaaataaacattcaatttctagtcttttttacacgtagtaagtttcaataactccataccattacataccgacatttaagcagcaaagatgagacgtcgttgtgtggtgagaactgatacaaaatcgataacaacaacaatgccgccattttctttattttttgtaacctacaataaataaagcaggcttccagtcaatggaaaaatggcttctccccaccggcgattcttgttgtttacgattttctatcagttctcaccacacaacgacgtctcatctttgctccttgaatgtcgatatgtaatggtatggagtttttgaaacttactacgtgtaaaaaagactagaaattgaatgtttatttttcattgaatgtttacataaagttgcactgggtgcctttaatatgtGGCCATTAAAAAACATCAAAAAATTGCGACAACCCGCttgtttaaataaacataagcaacaTAACAAGCAGAATatgacacactctctctctctcacacacacacacacacacacacacacacacacacacacacacacacacacacacacacacacacacacacacacacacacacacacacacacacacacacacacacacacacacacacacacacacacacacacacacacacacacacacacacacactccataatGGGATGGTAGGCATGTGATGCGACTGACACTAAATCATTAGTGCATTATAGAACTTCATGGATCCATGGTCCACTCACGAGTCATTGCTCTGGTGACCTTTCATAACATGTCACATCATACAAAGTATACCAGAGGATCGGGAACAAGAGTCAGGAAACAAAGAAACACTGAGCATTGGTTATgggcagagaggaagagtgtgtttCTGACTTTAACTCTCTCCTTTGTTTTTGTGGATGAAAACATGCCAATCATTGGTGTGGCAGTCAATGGGTTTCGGGGGAGGGAACTGGTGGAGTGGGCGGGGCCCCAGAGCGCTCTAGGCCTTGTCATTGGCTGTCAGCCGCTGGATCTCCTCTTCCAGGGCGGTGATTCGCTGCAGGAGCCGCCTCATGTCCTGCTGTGCCCTCAGCTCTGCCTGGCGCTTGGCCTCCTGCACCTTGCTCTCGTACCAGCGCTCCAGCTGTGCCGACACCGCCTCGAAGAACCGCTGAGTCACCTGGCAAAGGGGGAAGAAGGTTAGGGTGTCCAACATTTGTTTCCTACAATATAGATACAATGAGGGGGCCTTTTTAAATGGCAAACACTTCCAACCACGGGAAATCAGCTCAGAAGGTGGCGTCATTAATCACAGCCGATTTTCCTACTATAACTAGTTAGGCCCTGAACTTTTGAATCTGTTTCATTGAGTAGGCAGTGACCTTTGAATCTACTTCCAGGGTATACATCCAGTCCAGTTGCACTCAAACGTCTTTTAGTTAAAACTCGTTGTCCTCATTTTTTAAAGGTTAACCATCCAGCTTGGCCATTTACTAATATCAGAGGGTACTGCTTCAGACATGTTCAAACTTCAAAAATCCTAGAACACAACATCAAGTTGGTCCATCTTTCCAGGattccctcccccccaaccctcatAAACTCACTTCAACAGCTTGCCGATGGTTCCTTTCCTGGATTAACGTTTGTCGGTCGGTACAGACCCCCAGCATAGCGTCGTTGTcagtgcttgtgccagcggtaGCCCGCCCACGGGCCAGCACGGGTTCACTGAGCCGTCTCTTGCAGGCCCAGCCGTAGCTCCTGTGTCCTAACCGCTGGCCCCGGGTCGCCAGTATCTCGGCCTTTCCGGGCTTGGCTGGGACAGCAAacaagctgctgctgctgctgccactggtggatcTGCCCCTGGCCCTCCCCAAGCCTACGACGGCCGGAGGAACCACCGAACCCCGGAGCGTCACTCCCGGAAGCCGCCAGCAGGAGTCAGCAGAGCTCACTGGCAGGCCTGAAAATAGAGTTGTCATTATGTCAGGTCTATAGTTTTGGATAAAAACCCAGCCTGGGACCACTCCACGTTGATCTCAAAGTTCTTGCCCTCTGGTGTCTGGTGGTTGTGGTCGTCATTggccagggtggaggaggagggaagactGGGGAGACCGCTGACGTAGGTGGCCAGGGAggagctgttgctgctgctgtcgtCTCCAGGCACCACATCCAGCAGAGGGAGGGTCGACTCCAGCAGGTCAGACTCTGCCCCAGAGACCTCCACAGAGGGTGACTGGAGCAGAGCGTAAGGCTCGGGGCTGGGCGGGAGATCCATGCCCCTCATCCGGGACATGCACCACCGCTTGAGGTCCCGGCTCATCGCTGCCTGCTTGTGAGGGGGAAAACATCACCCACCACACAACGTATTAAGAAGCTGGTTTTATTATACTGCTATATGAGATCGAGGCAGGCCAAACCAAGAGATAACTATGAGtggtttaatttattttcttatatCGCTGCTTAAGATTGTATAGTTTGACCTCGTCAACTGGCAGCTAAGTGAAGTGTGCCACTCCCGTACCTGGCTCCTTATGGCTTCTTCTCTGGCCTGTTCGGCATGCTGGTCTATCCTGTAGAGCAtggcttctctctctgtggccgCTCTCTCCTGATTCACCATGTCCAACACTTCGATCTGAAAGAATACATCAATAGATCAAGGTATAGCATGCTGCATCTCAGTTAAGCAATGATGGGCTGCATTTAAGAAACCTTAATCCTTTATTTTGGACGAGAAGTTAAATCAAAGCTCTGACTTCCTGTGGTCACTAAGGATCCCATGGCACTGGTCAAAGTGTAGGTAGGGGTGCTAGCCCCAGTGTTGGTTCAATTTCCAACCTGGCTCTAGCACCACCATCGCCGCCTAATCATCCCCTGGTCTCTGATTGGATAGTATCTTTTCTCACCTCTTCAGTGCTATCGCTGGTGCATAATGGCTGCCCTGCATCAACCAgctgggtgctacacactggtaaTAGATGTTAACCACTTTGTTAAGCACAATGTTAAGCACTTAGAGTGCCCTGAAAAGGGCTACacaaatgcaattcaatgtagGTTAGAAGTAGATGATATGTGGTTGGAAATCTTGAGTCTCTCCCCTGCTTTATGGAAACACTGCCTGATGAAGTCAGTTTACCTGACGTAGGTTCCTGCGGTGCAGCCTTCCCAGCTGGACATTGAACTGGTCCTGCAAGCTCACGATGTGCCACTTCATCTCCTCCTGGGTGGCTCGGATCTGGCCCCCCAGCTTCCTGAAGCGGGCCCTACAGTGGCTCCCTCTGGCAGGAGCCTGGcacatcccaccaccaccccaccccaccatgCAAACCCAACCGTAGATGGACAGTTGATGGCATATACGTTTATAACACCTTCTTATTGTGTGTTATTTATCTTTCACATAGgttttaaaacatattttatccTCCGCCGCCATATTTGTCTGTATATTTTCATCTCTCGTCGTTCTAATGTTTTAATTAAGAAGCGTCAAGGCAATATGGAGCCGCGTTGAGATGCTGGTCAAAGTCTGTTACATAAACAATTCAAAGATTCCTGGGTTCATCTTGATAGCTTAGACGTGACACTGAGACACCGACCTGTCGTACCGTGCCGTGTCTGTCTCGGAAGAGTGTGTATAGCTGATAGGCCCTGGTCTTCGGAGGTTCCCTGCAGTTGCCGGACGGGAGAAGTCCTTTCCTCCTTTGGGTCTCTGAAGGGACTCCCTCTCCACTCCCTGCATGATCCTCATTCAAGGCCTGGGAATGACACATGCTACTACTTTCACTTTGTTTGCTTTTACTCCATCTTGGGACCACTGTTATTCAACCTTTACATACTTGgtcaaatcataaaaaaaaactcaatcTCCTACCATAGCAATGCTGATGACACCCAAATGTACCTAGCTCTGTCACCAAATGACTACAGCCCCCTTGACTCCCTTTGCAACTGTATAGAACAAATGAATAACTGGATGTCCCAGTATTTCCTTCAGCTGAACCAAGATAAAACTGAAGTGATCGTATTTGGTCAAAAGGAAGAAAGACACAAAGTCACTGCAGTGTCTCCCCCAtaaaatgtcttagtcaaggtggtcaatCGGTGACACTGTTTTGAACCGTATCaccgatgcattatttatctttatttttggtacttgatggaagtatgttttcctTCCCTATGGGAGTTTTGTACTTTtttaatccataataattcaaagaaatatatatttttttatatatataaaaatatatatatttatatatatgtatttttttatacattggtattcaaggcggggccctattgttgctacggcggccgccttaaccatactgtgctgggggaaacactgcactgCTATTCTGGATTCTAAGGGACTCAAGGTAAAACAAGTAGTGAAGATCTTGTCTGTCTATATTGACAGTGATCTACATTTTAACTGCCACATAAAATCAACCACTAAATCACTATTTTATCACCTTAGAAATATAGCTAAACTGAGGAATTTTAAGGCAAAAAATCTAAAAAGCTATTGAGAAGCTTCAATTCTTACAAAATGTATCAGCCAGAATTCTaacaaaaacaagaagaacGAATCATATTGCCCCCACACTAAAATCTCTACACTGGCCTCCTGTATGACACAGAATTGACTTCAAGGCACTATTTCGGATATTcctgtttcatgtttttatcGCTATGCCCTTTTATTGttttacaaatgtatatttgtCTGCACATGTAGATATTCACTTAATTTCATATCTTTATATCTAATGCTTATAGCTACAGTTTTGCACTTCCTTTcatgcatatatgtatatatatgtatattttattttgttttcatctTCACATGCACATTCAGTTGCCTTTTTGTTTATGAAGTGGACTATACAAAATAAACTTGACCTGAATTTAATTACTGATGTATGACATTACATTGCTGGTCATTTTCAGGTGTGGTCCTGATGAAGGATGGGGCCATTTTTAGGGTATTTAAGCCTCTTTTCGTATCCGAAATGATCTGATACAGATCTCCGTGCAACTCTACCCCACTCCCTCGGCCGTGTGGTCCTCCGGCGGTGAGGGCGGCCATCTTGCGGCGACGGTGGGGATGACAATGGTAGCCAGTCGTGAAGACCGTTGGTCGGGTGGCCCTCGGTCGGGTGGCCCTCGGCACAGAGTCTAGCTCGTTGTCTTCGGCAGACGAGGCGCTCTCCTGTTCAGAGGAGATGTAACAAGACACAGTGGTGGAGTGAAGTAGTCCCTCTTTTTTCTGGCTCCTCTTCCCTGCCCTGTCATAATACTTTTACTCTTTCTAGCTCATAACATTATCTCTGAATGAGAATGTTTTCATAGATGTATGGAAGAATGCATGCATTTTCTAAGTTATAAGACAAAACAAGCCAACAGCTCAATTTTTATGATAATGTATCAATGGATTGGTGGAAACCccatttgaataaaataatacGTGCAATAGGACAACATGCTAACTTGACAAGAAAAGCTCTGTGGTAGAGGCGGAGTATTTGACTCCTCCTTAACAAAGTACATACCCTTTTAGCCAGTGTGTCGACACTATTGACGGACTGGGTCCTACGCTcggccctcactctctctctctgcttccttATCGTTCTTCCTCGCATGAAGCGATGCACCTGGACAGCAAAAGATAATTAGAGTCTGGTtagccattttttttatttttttttatttgtatgttaaACACATGTGTTTTGGTCCATGTTATTTACAAATACTGATAAAGTTCAAATTCAAGTCATTTTATTCGTCAAAGGCACAAAGTAACAACGTCATTCTCAATGAGATTTTGGTAGCCCAAGCTCTCCTTAACAGtgtaaataatgaaaatgaaaatggtATAAGAAGATAAAAAGATTAGGTACAGTGCACTTAAgaacaaaataagaaaaagatgTTTACATAAAGCTAGaatatatgtacagtatatatatatatatacagtatatatatatgtacagtcAGCACGCAAGACTGCAACCGTGCGTGGCGCCATCTTGGAATAAAGTTAATTTACCAATGTGAACTAGAAAATGTCATCATTGTTTAGTTGGCTCAACTCGCTCAACTCATCGACTCGTTTGTTTGTGGAACCAACAGTGCAGTGTTCATTGTGCCATTGGTTGCCTTGAAGCGGCGGTTGTATGATGTGAGAGATGTACAGCGGTCGGGCAGAAGAGCGTGTGGTTCTGAAACAACCTCCCGCTCAGCGTAGAGATGGACCCACCTGGGGAGCCCGGGCGAGGACCAACGCTGCCTCTGCGCTGTTGTTTTCCCTCGCTCTGTCCAGAGCCGTCCTGCCTgcctggagagagagtggggagggatggggggagcCCGTCAAACTAAACGCTTCAGTATTCAGCCACACAACTTGCTCTTTAAACCCGCTACATGCAAATTTGACAAGAAACAGAGAAGAGATCCTAACAATTGACTTAGACGAGACAAGAGGGTGAAAGACAAGTTAGTGTTTGGATGCGTGCAGTGGATGAGGTGAGAGACCCACGTTGTTCCGGACGTTcccgtctcctccagcctccagcagcagctggacGCTCCTCTTGTGGTTGAGCGCTGCGGCCGTGTGCAGGGCCGTGTCCCCCTCCTGGGGGGTCATCACAACCAGGGTCAGCTGAATGAGGGCCTTTGGTTAAGGACTGCTGAGGAAGTGCATGGACGTATCTGGTACTTAAAGAGCGCTCCCTGAATCGAATAAATAGTCTGGACTTATTTTGACTCGTAATACTGACCTCATTGAGATCGGTGGAGTGCACATCATGTATTTTGctctgccctgtgtgtgtgtgtgtgtgtgtgcgtgcgtgcgtgcgtgcgtgcgtgtgtgtgtgtttttgtgcgcatGCGATTGTGCatttgagtgcatgtgtgtgtgcgtgcgtttacaAGAACACTTAGGATGCCGACTGAATTAATAAATTCAAGTGCATGCCAAGACATAAGCCTGGACAGGCCAAAGTAAACGCTGATGGAAACAAACCCCTCGTCAaattgatcaatatcgacataGCATCAAGGAGCATTGACATCACACAATGTCAGTTGTGCGTTGTCATTCTAGGAGGAATACACACAGTACCTGGTTCTGCTCTGTCACAGAGCACAGTGTGCTCAGCAGAAGCTTCAGCACCTTGACGTTGTTGTAACGAGAGGATACATGCAGGCAGGTGTCCCCTATCTGAAAACCACCATACAGAGTACTCTTTATCTCATTGTAGGTTAGAGGCACCGCTTCTCCTGTGAGGCAACAGACTGATACCATGCTACACACAGGGAGAACAGGTAGGCATAAAAGACTGATGGATCCTTGAGGAAATGAGCCAGGCTTCATTTAAACATCTGAGGTCAATATAATTTGGCAAAATTACTTATCTTctgccgagtgtgtgtgtgtgtgtgtgtgtgttggtaactCGCCTTGTTCTTGGCGTCAGCCGCTGAACCTCCGAGCAGCAAGACGCGTGCACTCTGAGCGTGTGCGTTCTGACACGCAAGATGTAGAGCCGTGTTGCCGGCCTGCAAGAAGGGAAGGAACATCATTTACCTTCAGTCAAATGTCAACACTCATCCCAGTACGACATCCTCCGATATTAAATACATGTTGAAAAACGGTTTCAATCAGAACACAGTGTGGGTCCTTCATCCTTATCACTGAAGCACCTCATCGATGATCGTCtcgtctcatctcatctcatcatctcattttcgaccgcttatccggggtcgggtcgcggggggagcagctcaagcagggggccccagacttccctttcccgggccacattgaccagctctgacggggggatcccgaggcgttcccaggccagtgttgagatataatctctccacctagtcctgggtcttccccgaggtctcctccccactggacgtgcctgaaacatctcccaaggaaggcgcccagtgggcatccttaccagatgcccgaaccacctcagctgactcctttctaagtaaaggagcagcggctctaatccgagttcctcacggatggctgagcttctcaccctatccctaagggagacgccagccacccttctgagaaaactcatctcggccgcttgtacccgcgatctcgtcctttcggtcatcacccagccctcatgaccataggtgaggataggaacgaagatcgaccggtagatcgagagctttgccttgcggctcagctctcttttcgttacaacggtgcggtaaagcgaacgcaataccgcccccgctgctccgattctctggccaatctcacgctccatagtaccctcactcgcgaacaagaccccgaggtacttgaactccttcacttgggctaaggactcatttcctacccggagtaagcaatccaccggtttcctgctaagagtcatggcctcagatttagcggtgctgatcctcatcccagccgattcacactcggccgccagccgatccagtgagtgctgaaggtcacaagccgatgatccaatgaggaccacatcatctgcaaaaagcagtgacgagatcctcagaccaccgaactgcaacccctccccaccacgactacgcctcgatatcctgtccatgtatatcacaaacaggattggtgacaaggcgcagccctggcggagaccagcacccactgagaacgaaactgactggctgccgagaacacgaacacagctctcgctttgggagtacaaagattggatggccctgaggatagacccccttaccccatactcccgcagcacctcccacagtttctcccgggggacccggtcatacgccttctccagatccacaaaacacatgtagaccggatgggcatactcccaggccccctccaggatccttgcgagagtgaagagctggtccgtagttccacgtccggggcgaaaaccgcattgttcctcttcaatctgaggttcgacgatcggccgaaccctcctttccagcaccttggagtagactttaccagggaggctgagaagtgtgataccccggtaattggcacacactctccggtccccctttttgaacaggggaaccaccaccccggtttgccactcctttggcactgtacccgactcccacgcgatgttgaataggcgtgtcaaccatgacagcccctcaacacccagagcctttagcatttctggctggatctcatcaatccctggggctttgccactgcggagatgtttgactacctcagtgacctccaccagggaaattgacgacgaaacaccatcaacctcgagctctgcctccaacatagagggcgtgttattcggattcaggagttcctcaaagtgttccttccaacgtccgacgacctcctcagttgaggtcaacagagtcccatccttactgtacacagcttggatggttccccgtttccccctcctgaggtgccggatagtcttccagaaacactttggtgccgaccgaaagtccttctccatggcctctccgaacttctcccacacccgctgcttagcctccgacacggcagccgctgcagcccttcgagcctgtcggtaccctgcaaccgagtcaggagtcctccaggatatcatatcccggaaggcctccttcttcagtcggacggcttccctgaccaccgtagtccaccacggtgtccgagggttaccgccccttgaggagcctaagaccctgaggccacagctagccaccgcagcttcagcaatggaggctttgaacaccgcccactccggctcaatgcccccaacctccacaggaatgccagaaaagctcctccggaggtgtgagttgaagatacctaggacgggggcctcctccagacgttcccagttcacccgcactactcgtttgggcttacccggtctatccggaaatttcccccattccctgatccaactcacaaccagatggtggtcggttgacagttccgcccctctctttacccgagtgtccaaaacatgcggcctcagatcagatgacacgatcacgaaatcgatcatcgatcttcggcctagggtactctggtaccaggtacacttatgagcacccttatgttcgaacatggtgtttgttatggataatccatgactagcacagaagtccaataacaaacgaccgctcgggtttagatcagggaggccgttcctccccaccacgcctctccaggtgtctccatcgttgcccacgtgggcgttgaagtctcccagcagaactacggagtcccctactggagccccatacaggactccattcagggtctccaagaaggccgagtactct
Coding sequences within:
- the ankrd6a gene encoding ankyrin repeat domain-containing protein 6 isoform X4, producing the protein MSEPASKHVPQHQTRPPCPAQGHQTPLHRAAAAGNSDAMAALVQGGCALNLQERDGNTALHEVSWHGFYQCVKLLVKAGADVNVKNKAGNTALHLACQNAHAQSARVLLLGGSAADAKNKIGDTCLHVSSRYNNVKVLKLLLSTLCSVTEQNQEGDTALHTAAALNHKRSVQLLLEAGGDGNVRNNAGRTALDRARENNSAEAALVLARAPQVHRFMRGRTIRKQRERVRAERRTQSVNSVDTLAKRESASSAEDNELDSVPRATRPRATRPTVFTTGYHCHPHRRRKMAALTAGGPHGRGSGALNEDHAGSGEGVPSETQRRKGLLPSGNCREPPKTRAYQLYTLFRDRHGTVRQAPARGSHCRARFRKLGGQIRATQEEMKWHIVSLQDQFNVQLGRLHRRNLRQIEVLDMVNQERAATEREAMLYRIDQHAEQAREEAIRSQQAAMSRDLKRWCMSRMRGMDLPPSPEPYALLQSPSVEVSGAESDLLESTLPLLDVVPGDDSSSNSSSLATYVSGLPSLPSSSTLANDDHNHQTPEGLPVSSADSCWRLPGVTLRGSVVPPAVVGLGRARGRSTSGSSSSSLFAVPAKPGKAEILATRGQRLGHRSYGWACKRRLSEPVLARGRATAGTSTDNDAMLGVCTDRQTLIQERNHRQAVEVTQRFFEAVSAQLERWYESKVQEAKRQAELRAQQDMRRLLQRITALEEEIQRLTANDKA
- the ankrd6a gene encoding ankyrin repeat domain-containing protein 6 isoform X1; the encoded protein is MPCTHTHTPLLAASLCLVMMVVMSEPASKHVPQHQTRPPCPAQGHQTPLHRAAAAGNSDAMAALVQGGCALNLQERDGNTALHEVSWHGFYQCVKLLVKAGADVNVKNKAGNTALHLACQNAHAQSARVLLLGGSAADAKNKIGDTCLHVSSRYNNVKVLKLLLSTLCSVTEQNQEGDTALHTAAALNHKRSVQLLLEAGGDGNVRNNAGRTALDRARENNSAEAALVLARAPQVHRFMRGRTIRKQRERVRAERRTQSVNSVDTLAKRESASSAEDNELDSVPRATRPRATRPTVFTTGYHCHPHRRRKMAALTAGGPHGRGSGALNEDHAGSGEGVPSETQRRKGLLPSGNCREPPKTRAYQLYTLFRDRHGTVRQAPARGSHCRARFRKLGGQIRATQEEMKWHIVSLQDQFNVQLGRLHRRNLRQIEVLDMVNQERAATEREAMLYRIDQHAEQAREEAIRSQQAAMSRDLKRWCMSRMRGMDLPPSPEPYALLQSPSVEVSGAESDLLESTLPLLDVVPGDDSSSNSSSLATYVSGLPSLPSSSTLANDDHNHQTPEGLPVSSADSCWRLPGVTLRGSVVPPAVVGLGRARGRSTSGSSSSSLFAVPAKPGKAEILATRGQRLGHRSYGWACKRRLSEPVLARGRATAGTSTDNDAMLGVCTDRQTLIQERNHRQAVEVTQRFFEAVSAQLERWYESKVQEAKRQAELRAQQDMRRLLQRITALEEEIQRLTANDKA
- the ankrd6a gene encoding ankyrin repeat domain-containing protein 6 isoform X3 encodes the protein MPCTHTHTPLLAASLCLVMMVVMSEPASKHVPQHQTRPPCPAQGHQTPLHRAAAAGNSDAMAALVQGGCALNLQERDGNTALHEVSWHGFYQCVKLLVKAGADVNVKNKAGNTALHLACQNAHAQSARVLLLGGSAADAKNKIGDTCLHVSSRYNNVKVLKLLLSTLCSVTEQNQEGDTALHTAAALNHKRSVQLLLEAGGDGNVRNNAGRTALDRARENNSAEAALVLARAPQVHRFMRGRTIRKQRERVRAERRTQSVNSVDTLAKRESASSAEDNELDSVPRATRPRATRPTVFTTGYHCHPHRRRKMAALTAGGPHGRGSGALNEDHAGSGEGVPSETQRRKGLLPSGNCREPPKTRAYQLYTLFRDRHGTAPARGSHCRARFRKLGGQIRATQEEMKWHIVSLQDQFNVQLGRLHRRNLRQIEVLDMVNQERAATEREAMLYRIDQHAEQAREEAIRSQQAAMSRDLKRWCMSRMRGMDLPPSPEPYALLQSPSVEVSGAESDLLESTLPLLDVVPGDDSSSNSSSLATYVSGLPSLPSSSTLANDDHNHQTPEGLPVSSADSCWRLPGVTLRGSVVPPAVVGLGRARGRSTSGSSSSSLFAVPAKPGKAEILATRGQRLGHRSYGWACKRRLSEPVLARGRATAGTSTDNDAMLGVCTDRQTLIQERNHRQAVEVTQRFFEAVSAQLERWYESKVQEAKRQAELRAQQDMRRLLQRITALEEEIQRLTANDKA